A DNA window from Plasmodium brasilianum strain Bolivian I chromosome 12, whole genome shotgun sequence contains the following coding sequences:
- a CDS encoding WD repeat-containing protein, producing MSKETKVINKCFKGKRNVCYYLKIGEKKKEKKNEKIILHNCIQTLLSDPLVVLYTDDNYICTGSLTGKVCIYRITKKEDKEINTDVSYINSKNNVELEKKNISDLSRNGSKGANINSTDDVPLGLKNGTSIGSNYNDVNGNSSNNNDSSKNDSSSKNDSSKNDSSKNDSSKNNDSRNNNNSHCNSNNKISNKNNNINNSSCNNNNYSNSNGNSGSCSNYREVLEKYHILCMFRNNSIKAIYIDRNYIYVYYESCIDVFCIKTYHFIKKINLEVSNNKQVIYYENLILFNNSKSLFIYDITNNFTSYFYKNFLKNIIIFDFNINYLLCYKSNFGKCHIRVLQISINAQKCEHELIFCVDFSSKFISHGKFLDDEKIIVAKNGRRLIIFDFKKAVDMYRIKKLKKKILDIYKSAENMLFILVENQIFIFNLSTFIFYKCVKLPPGFFYFKWSYFIRHKNNKIIFSSDRGIYFIDYPIEEQV from the exons atgaGTAAGGAAacaaaagtaataaataaatgttttaaaggCAAAAGGAACGTATGTTATTATCTGAAGATaggagaaaagaaaaaagaaaagaaaaatgaaaagatcATATTACATAATTGTATTCAAACTTTACTATCAGATCCTTTAGTTGTTTTATATACGgatgataattatatttgtacag GTTCTTTGACGGGGAAAGTTTGCATATATAGAATAACGAAAAAGGAGGACAAAGAAATCAATACGGATGTTTCATATATCAATAGTAAGAATAATGTggaattagaaaaaaaaaatatatccgATTTGAGCAGAAACGGCTCAAAAGGTGCGAACATAAATTCAACGGATGACGTTCCTCTAGGCCTTAAAAACGGAACAAGCATCGGTAGCAATTATAACGACGTGAATGGTAATAGCAGCAATAACAACGATAGTAGCAAAAACGATAGTAGTAGCAAAAACGATAGTAGCAAAAACGATAGTAGCAAAAACGATAGTAGTAAAAACAATGATAGTAggaataacaataatagtcactgtaacagtaacaataagattagtaataagaataataacaTCAATAACAGTAgctgtaataataataattacagtAACAGTAATGGTAATAGCGGAAGCTGTAGTAACTATAGGGAGGTTCTCGAAAAATACCATATTCTGTGCATGTTCAGAAATAATAGCATAAAAGCAATTTACATTGATaggaattatatatatgtttattacgAAAGCTGTATTGATGTGTTTTGTATAAAAACCtatcattttataaaaaaaataaatttagagGTGTCTAATAATAAAcaagtaatatattatgaaaaccttattttatttaacaacTCGAAGAgcctatttatttatgatattacaaataattttactagttacttttataaaaattttttaaaaaatataattatttttgattttaatattaattatttattatgttataaaagtaattttGGCAAATGTCATATTCGAGTTTTACAAATTTCCATCAATGCACAAAAATGCGAAcatgaattaattttttgtgttgatttttcttcaaaatttataagtCATGGTAAATTTTTAgatgatgaaaaaattatagtagCAAAGAATGGAAGGagattaattatatttgattttaaaaaagctGTAGATATgtatagaattaaaaaattaaaaaaaaaaattctagaCATTTACAAATCAGCTGAAAAcatgttatttatattagtaGAAAAccaaatattcatatttaatttatctacttttattttttataaatgtgtgAAGCTACCTCCAGGGTTCTTCTATTTTAAATGgtcttattttataagacacaaaaataacaaaataattttttcctcgGACAGGGGCATTTACTTCATTGATTACCCCATTGAGGAACAAGTTTAA
- a CDS encoding MSP7-like protein produces the protein MRTKYTFVPPSFSILLFFFVLCEDQYVNSKVNCYTKNEPIEKLKEKIENLKNNKNKYEKREEKYANKLDHLEQNCERDETSNTNKILINGENEREHNADLFIGQGANSQVELLAQDTTDKTPEEEGAGGKGQEVRRADEQAPEAKGGQETVPVSEKPGASEENKGEEKEPGAVEESEVPVAVAQRVNPDSPAPQDGEKQPQDSGLIPNPLMRLCVYIVFLKTY, from the exons ATGAgaacaaaatatacatttgttcCACCTagtttttccattttgctatttttttttgtattatgtGAAGATCAATATGTTAACTCAAAAGTAAATTGTTACACAAAAAATGAACCaatagaaaaattgaaagaaaaaatagaaaatttaaagaataat aaaaataaatatgaaaaaagagaagaaaaatatgctAATAAATTAGATCATTTAGAACAAAATTGTGAAAGAGATGAAACAAGTAATACcaataaaattttgataaatgGGGAAAATGAAAGAGAACATAATGCGGATTTATTCATCGGACAAGGAGCAAATTCACAAGTTGAACTACTTGCTCAAGATACCACTGATAAAACTCCTGAGGAAGAAGGTGCAGGAGGAAAAGGACAAGAAGTTAGAAGAGCAGATGAACAAGCACCAGAAGCTAAAGGAGGCCAAGAAACAGTACCAGTATCAGAAAAACCAGGAGCAagtgaagaaaataaagggGAGGAAAAAGAACCAGGAGCTGTAGAAGAATCAGAAGTGCCCGTAGCAGTTGCACAAAGAGTAAATCCAGATTCTCCAGCTCCCCAAGATGGGGAAAAACAGCCGCAGGACTCCGGGTTAATACCGAATCCCCTGATGAGGTTATGTGTTTACATTGTCTTTTTGAAGACATACTAA
- a CDS encoding MSP7-like protein yields the protein MSSRHVQRDTGVKNDKKNDFHQGKETEGNNKNSILKEGIRNVFHEMNESEEKTKEELENNNDEESFIAQSSSNYSEQDKKNKNNDSKIEEKTSESMKFFGQSSNDNNSGGGEEILQTDVPAHNENGSGIGEPGNNVENNPNDNNSGTNTTEAKYTDQLFEEIIANLSNKNGSNEHNYHNEYIEFKKEYDMFITMNENEYEIIQKLLDAFSVHNTHICKEPDSVYEAIKKTITDKTYCNELKTFVQGIYNYAKGRNNLRGEGTKGELYMTLFENLLKLLSSI from the coding sequence ATGTCATCGCGTCATGTTCAAAGGGACACAGGAGtgaaaaatgacaaaaagaATGATTTTCACCAAGGAAAGGAAACAGAAGGTAATAATAAGAATTCCATTTTAAAAGAAGGTATAAGAAATGTATTCCATGAAATGAACGAATCAGAAGAAAAAACTAAGGAagaattagaaaataataatgatgaagaaTCATTTATTGCGCAGAGTTCGTCGAATTATTCCGAACaggataagaaaaataaaaataatgattcaAAGATTGAAGAAAAAACATCGGAAAGTATGAAATTTTTTGGTCAATCTtcaaatgataataatagtgGAGGCGGTGAAGAAATACTACAAACTGATGTGCCAGCTCATAATGAAAATGGTTCGGGTATAGGAGAGCCAGGAAATAATGTTGAAAATAATCCAAATGATAATAACAGTGGTACTAACACAACGGAAGCGAAATATACAGATCAACTTTTTGAAGAAATAATTGCAAatttaagtaataaaaatggatCCAATGAACATAATTAtcataatgaatatattgagtttaaaaaagaatatgacATGTTTATTACTATGaatgaaaatgaatatgaaataattcaaaaactACTTGATGCCTTTTCTGTACATAACACACATATTTGTAAAGAACCTGATTCTGTATATGAAGCCATTAAAAAAACTATTACTGATAAAACGTATTGTAATGAATTGAAAACTTTTGTACAAggtatttataattatgctAAAGGTCGCAATAATTTAAGAGGCGAAGGAACTAAAGGAGAATTATATATGACATTATTTGAAAATCTTTTGAAGTTACTAAGTTCAATTTGA
- a CDS encoding conserved oligomeric Golgi complex subunit 3, with product MKGGENKENLYFKLYEYITKIENFSCDKINFEREKNKIICARRNQKLSENEKEKSKCELQEDANAICNGKSRAFKENQKKVVNHTSGFYDNESSAYPCNVPEDIECTSYEEVSMSFSFTDSDESSEGEDEIWDNTNNDKLGNAVINCTQGKDETVVFPDIKLNPNNKEDDEFSCDSLLNFSSDEKDKKKSYNTSNYYTHNITSKHSESKNDKIYDSSNPCEIHEGDVIDVSNTSNNRRDSDTYTEIENYYLIYKMNRRMEEHKSINEIKTIKNKRILHLSEIFKKIDTILSCYKEIKNEVHTLVKNKQFIYKTFYSIFLNYYYRYSEIKLMKVNKGRIERYLQYYTNIEQFEIIMSNIEKNQYAYFLDIYNNSFLKNRTTNTDEACDKGRGAKTNGGSDDGRDTEECTEESDYTDDELVSGHTDDELVSGHTDDELVSGHTDDEALSGCSDEELVSGNSDSNKKVEERGTKKASEEAYSNDDENEYLFNNIDDDDNKIFSNGDDQKHSKYVSTEGDSYVIPRSQCMDQKYEMNKCMNEKRMNEKCLDEKCLDEKCMEEKYMEEKYMEEKYMEEKCMDEKYMSKKCMDEKYMSKKCMDEKYMNRKGYAYRKLLKNQSGRSKNFLGNFPPQSDEYRQEKYESINRGNGLKKELYRGLQKRGGGKNGKTQKRKTNGMSKPNRLNKIYKLNGTDKRSGPKKLEKLKGKNEIYYMLQFSEKAIKFFKKNGTYLNAKSKLAKYQSIIKRILKCVINLFRDVLNNADLNIPCSSDVFDSNNSLRDSTFCEKKAMIELPQESYKKVKNKNEHEGEHSCKYEHEEGNRYISEIHSGRGGEPASCEVKGVSNINKSNVSISKMGKGHTITNEYNMEGHNLVVEHYQADNVKTKDSAVKECNLNLIRGQKDGENTNTLPCIDNIVTNETLLLLTDDENEINKIYNNMNMIYFSKYINEFEYYKKYKIKCGCMKDIINYIYKKSMIDENNLYVDDYNTLESFYTSTRLKILNNNIIRNFDYFSNSDICKYIKNVCLLSIYISKLEIDLFLSIFNNSFLHSSLSIILNAIGVSVYDNISQNIYELNNIQIIRKIIQIIYVDIIEIYGDNLYSTIRDYLIKICKILKDRLLYIIEMYISYYTKNISSTIPYTCFKPIKKKFKDMVNEFLYDEYLLTNNTGERCNYVCEKEKEEADLDISNNTVGSSNGIPPLCSSNINNNSTIIHNNNSSNKVNVEMSCLSTCNNRSRQNCGENVSDNQSRGNSDDDSSESIDIEHNYKEHEYNINVLNENSVYKPFSFLNCYYNKDTKFSLTGVDINIIGTILILKTINFIMEESTFMDLFNECLDNTYNSIINIYKQHLKNHDGDMINASLYLIKNLSFLLYLFYKVTNDKDFLNLYLDKELTEHLLHEAAKKERTYLKQRGKDKNKSTGENENSIFYFIKRVYNLSSTNDIQSKILASFNENIYNFTLTTISIVCAPLIKILSAEYDDKTSEKEEEIKNVVHNFELLEKYAIMVKGENGKNCEYSKNYKNDKNGVLKYKIIYLLSELYIMLRCKYGKQIGTIFEGNYIKDIFLFLNSSEQYSCVFSDVHQYYDTNKNYNFLSE from the exons CTATCCTTGTAACGTTCCAGAAGACATAGAATGTACATCTTATGAAGAGGTAAGTATGTCTTTCTCTTTTACGGATAGTGACGAAAGTAGTGAAGGAGAAGACGAAATATGGGATAATACAAATAACGATAAGCTTGGAAATGCAGTTATTAATTGTACTCAAGGTAAAGATGAGACAGTTGTATTCCCcgatataaaattaaatccTAATAATAAAGAGGATGATGAGTTTTCATGTGACTCGCTTCTCAATTTTTCGTCTGatgaaaaggataaaaagaaaagttatAATACATCAAATTATTATACACATAATATAACTTCTAAACATAGTGAGAgtaaaaatgacaaaatatatgatagtAGTAACCCTTGTGAAATACACGAAGGAGACGTAATAGACGTAAGTAATACTAGCAATAACAGAAGAGACAGTGATACATACacagaaatagaaaattattatttaatttataaaatgaatagaaGAATGGAGGAGCACAAaagtataaatgaaataaaaactataaagaataaaagaattttacatttatcagaaatatttaaaaagatcGATACCATTTTAAGCtgttataaagaaataaaaaacgaGGTACATACATTAGTAAAGAATaaacaatttatttataaaacgttttattctatttttctaaattattattataggtATTcagaaattaaattaatgaaagTTAACAAAGGCAGAATTGAACGTTACCTTCAATATTATACCAACATAGAACAGtttgaaattattatgaGCAATATAGAGAAAAACCAGTACGCATATTtcttagatatatataataactcCTTTCTGAAGAACAGAACAACAAACACAGATGAAGCGTGTGATAAGGGCAGAGGCGCGAAAACAAATGGGGGCAGCGACGACGGGAGGGACACAGAGGAATGTACGGAAGAAAGCGATTATACGGACGATGAATTGGTAAGCGGTCATACTGACGATGAATTGGTAAGCGGTCATACGGACGATGAATTGGTAAGCGGTCATACTGACGATGAAGCGCTAAGTGGTTGTAGTGATGAAGAACTGGTAAGCGGTAATAGTGACAGTAACAAAAAGGTTGAGGAAAGAGGTACGAAGAAGGCAAGTGAAGAGGCATACAGTAACgatgatgaaaatgaatatttgttTAACAACATAGATGATGacgataataaaatattctcaAACGGGGATGATCAGAAGCATTCAAAATATGTATCCACGGAAGGTGACTCTTACGTAATACCAAGAAGTCAATGTATGGATCAGAAATatgaaatgaataaatgtatGAACGAAAAACGTATGAACGAAAAATGCTTGGACGAAAAATGCTTGGACGAAAAATGCatggaagaaaaatatatggaagaaaaatatatggaagaaaaatatatggaagAAAAATGCATGgacgaaaaatatatgagcAAAAAATGCATGgacgaaaaatatatgagcAAAAAATGCATGgacgaaaaatatatgaatagaAAAGGGTATGCTTATcgtaaattattaaaaaatcaatcaggaagaagtaaaaatttCTTGGGCAATTTTCCCCCACAATCTGATGAGTATAGGCAGGAAAAGTATGAAAGCATAAATAGAGGCAATGGATTAAAGAAAGAACTGTATCGAGGTTTACAAAAAAGAGGAGGGgggaaaaatggaaaaacacaaaaaaggaaaacgaATGGGATGAGCAAACCAAATAGGTTGAATAAGATTTACAAGTTGAATGGAACGGACAAGCGGAGTGGACCCAAGAAGTTAGAAAAGTTgaagggaaaaaatgaaatttactATATGCTTCAGTTCTCAGAAAAAgctataaaattttttaaaaagaatggCACATATTTGAACGCCAAGTCCAAGCTGGCCAAATATCAATCCATTATTAAGAGAATTTTGAAGTGcgttataaatttatttaggGATGTTTTAAACAATGCAGATTTGAATATTCCTTGTAGCAGTGACGTTTTTGATAGTAATAATTCTCTTCGCGATAGCACGTTTTGCGAAAAGAAGGCAATGATAGAGCTACCACAAGAAAGCtacaaaaaagtaaaaaataaaaatgaacatgaGGGTGAACACAGTTGTAAATACGAACATGAAGAGGGTAATAGGTACATTAGCGAAATCCACTCAGGAAGGGGTGGAGAACCTGCGTCTTGCGAAGTTAAAGGAGTATCGAACATAAACAAATCAAACGTAAGTATAAGTAAAATGGGTAAAGGGCACACCATAAcgaatgaatataatatggAAGGACATAACCTAGTAGTGGAACACTACCAAGCTGATAATGTCAAAACAAAAGATAGCGCAGTGAAAGAATGCAACTTGAATCTAATTCGAGGACAAAAGGATGGAGAAAACACAAACACCTTGCCATGTATCGACAATATCGTTACAAATGAaactttattattactaacaGATGACGAAAACGagattaacaaaatatacaacAATATGAACATGATATATTtcagtaaatatataaacgaatttgaatattacaaaaagtacaaaataaaatgtggTTGTATGaaagatattataaattacatatataaaaaatcaatgattgatgaaaataatttatatgtagaTGATTATAACACATTGGAAAGTTTTTACACAAGTACGagattaaaaattttaaataataatataataagaaattttGACTATTTCTCAAATAgtgatatatgtaaatacataaaaaatgtttgtctattatctatatatatttcaaaattagAAATAGATTTATTTCTTAGCATATTTAACAATAGTTTTCTTCACTCCTCTCttagtattatattaaaCGCTATTGGTGTATCTGTATATGACAATATTAGTCAGAATATTTacgaattaaataatatacaaattataagaaaaattattcaaattatttatgtagatattatagaaatatatggCGATAATTTATATAGTACTATACGagattatttaataaaaatctgtaaaattttaaaagacagattattatacattattgAAATGTATATTTCGTACTACACAAAAAATATCTCTTCTACTATTCCATACACATGTTTCAAAccgataaaaaagaaattcaaAGATATGGTTAACGAGTTCTTATATGACGAGTATTTACTTACAAATAATACTGGTGAACGGTGCAATTATGTTtgtgaaaaagaaaaggaagaagcAGACCTCGACATATCGAACAATACAGTTGGGTCTTCAAATGGCATACCTCCTCTATGTAGCAGTAATATCAATAACAATAGTACTATCATTcacaataacaatagtagTAACAAGGTGAATGTGGAAATGAGTTGTCTTAGCACGTGCAATAATCGATCTCGTCAAAATTGTGGGGAAAATGTAAGTGATAATCAAAGCAGAGGTAATTCAGACGATGATTCTAGTGAGAGTATAGATATTGAACATAATTACAAAGAgcatgaatataatattaatgtattaaatgaaaatagtgTATACAAACCCTTTTCCTTCCTTAACTGTTATTATAACAAAGATACAAAATTTTCACTAACCGGTGTAGATATCAACATAATAGGtacaatattaattttaaaaactataaattttataatggAGGAAAGCACCTTTATGGATCTGTTCAATGAGTGCTTAGATAATACTTATAACTCgatcattaatatttacaaacAGCATCTTAAAAATCATGATGGAGATATGATTAATGCAAGTTTGtacttaattaaaaatttaagtttTCTCCTTTACTTATTTTACAAAGTTACTAATGATAAGGATTTTTTAAACCTGTACTTAGATAAGGAGCTAACAGAACATCTTCTACATGAAGCcgcaaaaaaagaaagaactTATCTCAAACAGAGGGGAAAAGATAAGAATAAATCAACGGGGGAGAATGAAAactccattttttattttattaaaagagTTTACAATTTGTCATCCACCAATGATATACAGAGTAAAATACTGGCttcatttaatgaaaatatatataacttcaCATTAACGACGATTTCGATAG TTTGTGCCCCtctaattaaaattttgtcgGCCGAATATGATGACAAGACTTccgaaaaagaagaagagatAAAAAACGTGGTGCATAA TTTTGAGTTGCTAGAAAAATACGCAATAATGGTTAAAGGtgaaaatggtaaaaattgTGAATACAgcaaaaattacaaaaatgacaaaaatg gtgttttaaaatataaaataatatatctgtTGAG tgaGCTGTACATAATGCTACGATGCAAATATGGCAAACAAATTGGAACTATTTTTGAGGGGAATTATATCAAGgacatatttctttttttaaactcGAGTGAGCAGTATTCGTGTGTATTTTCAGACGTTCATCAGTATTACGAtacaaacaaaaattataattttttaagtgaATAG
- a CDS encoding MSP7-like protein: MKGKVIYFFYFFPFFLASLNYVSSRNQNPPIPLNETLNENQNESQHGNQKNQDVDVLETLTKNITTDEFNSFNNSDEKEQKGKETMKIYKGESEAKEETNEEPEKKEKFLENVDSVLKHNSNVFLGKNAKGVSTEVIASDVNSTDGTVTSPSVKLSKGVDEVPASAGPADKQVRQDNPGNDNAGNDNPGNDNPGNDNTDKDNPGNDNPGNDNTDKDNPGEKGDTEGKPEESSLTVPDQSPPIQPQDSTSETLDSAALRNNQIEGNGPRSTVSREPQVRHADPTAATVNSAPSPNGGIEISNGSTSTHNSTINTIKHLDRLYDEILAGTEMTQRVRYSHRMSERNHNSSNNINTKYEQFKKEFNEYIMNEKEYEMMKNLIDTVFSKGKVGTEKKNALHELFKNALENDNFKEQFKNVMYGIYSFTKRHSYLRGDVTTNNEFYDKFYDNAVSLLDTLLIK, encoded by the coding sequence ATGAAAGGaaaagtaatttattttttttattttttccccttcttTCTAGCCTCACTAAATTATGTATCATCTAGGAATCAAAATCCCCCTATACCATTGAACGAAACACTGAATGAAAACCAGAATGAAAGTCAACATGGCAATCAGAAAAATCAAGATGTAGATGTATTAGAAACATTAACAAAAAACATTACTACAGATGAGTTCAATTCCTTTAATAATAGCGATGagaaagaacaaaaaggaaaagaaactATGAAGATATACAAAGGTGAAAGTGAGGCAAAAGAAGAAACTAACGAGGAgccagaaaaaaaagaaaaatttttggAAAATGTTGACAGTGTATTAAAACATAACAGTAATGTATTTCTGggaaaaaatgcaaaaggAGTTAGTACTGAAGTGATAGCTTCAGATGTTAATAGTACAGATGGAACAGTAACAAGCCCTAGTGTAAAATTATCGAAAGGAGTTGATGAAGTTCCTGCTTCTGCAGGCCCTGCAGATAAGCAAGTACGGCAAGATAACCCTGGGAACGATAACGCTGGTAATGATAACCCTGGTAATGATAACCCTGGTAACGATAACACTGATAAGGATAACCCTGGTAATGATAACCCTGGTAACGATAACACTGATAAGGATAACCCTGGTGAAAAAGGAGATACAGAAGGAAAACCAGAAGAAAGCAGTTTAACTGTACCCGACCAGTCACCACCAATTCAACCACAAGACAGTACTTCTGAAACATTAGACAGTGCTGCTTTAAGAAATAATCAAATCGAAGGTAATGGACCGCGTAGTACAGTGTCAAGAGAACCCCAAGTAAGACACGCAGATCCTACTGCAGCTACTGTAAATTCCGCACCCTCACCAAATGGTGGAATAGAAATTTCAAATGGTAGCACATCTACACATAACAGTACAATAAACACAATCAAACATTTAGATAGACTGTATGATGAAATCCTTGCTGGAACAGAAATGACACAACGGGTACGTTATAGTCATAGAATGAGTGAGCGTAAccataatagtagtaataatattaatactaAATATGagcaatttaaaaaagaatttaatgaatatattatgaatgaAAAGGAGTATGAAATGATGAAGAATCTTATTGACACTGTTTTTTCTAAAGGTAAGGTAGGGactgagaaaaaaaatgcactACATGAACTGTTTAAGAATGCATtagaaaatgataattttaaagaacAGTTCAAAAATGTTATGTATGGTATTTATAGTTTTACTAAACGGCACAGTTATCTAAGAGGTGATGTAACAACAAACAATGAATTTTACGATAAATTTTATGACAATGCGGTTAGTCTACTAGACACATTGCTAATTAAGTGA
- a CDS encoding DNA replication complex GINS protein gives MMDDVFAIFKKKHKTKKRVSTTNGTEEKKEKKSFFHLNRKNPRRAHNEDDSFNYYRTPGETTNEKKKNNDIENVITVEFPALPYKNTESCISFYYIQYLRNQLLYGNKNIKIDENTKMIAESLLDKMDSIIYELENKEHDENSYKNEIKIITFKSIYDRYYKIFTTFISYSDIVPLPNNLYDYVLNNGVYIRSKKNNDFNSRENIHNIYSYLDNVQVGENDLSINDEKIYVDNIDISKPTIINKSILNLDIDIEYLPLKINSSYYYANIQYAKLFLNDAINMSLYDKALGELVVVKALVDIPSLSTEFVEGFEIKEMKAGERQWMPIYLAITLSSYTYVDVEFPFWFYIKNFINIKEEEYKNGDELFELPSPYFFEICFMFLDQKIFSKATPIETVGQKSFFKYMSKVAGYVEDIKHCRAEKIIKYLEEQDVHSTHIYIQNLQYSETYLINLSLYSFWKYDKNLNERGDSIDFTSYLLEPFIKEAGEDNDDEENILHDL, from the exons ATGATGGACGACGTGtttgctatttttaaaaaaaagcataagaCAAAGAAAAGAGTGTCTACTACAAACGGaacagaagaaaaaaaagaaaaaaaaagtttttttcaCTTGAATAGAAAAAACCCAAGAAGAGCGCATAATGAAGAtgattcttttaattattatagaaCTCCTGGAGAAACaacaaacgaaaaaaaaaaaaataatgatattgaAAATGTAATTACTGTTGAATTTCCCGCATTgccatataaaaatacagagtcatgtatatcattttattatattcaatatttaagaaatcaattattatatggaaataaaaatataaaaattgatgaaaatacaaaaatgataGCTGAATCATTACTTGATAAAATGgatagtattatatatgaattggaaaataaagaacatgatgaaaatagctataaaaatgaaataaaaattataacatttaAATCAATATATGATaggtattataaaatattcactACATTTATATCATACTCTGATATTGTACCTCTaccaaataatttatatgactACGTGTTAAATAATGGTGTATATATAaggtcaaaaaaaaataatgattttaatagtagagaaaatatacataatatatattcctacTTAGATAATGTACAAGTAGGAGAAAATGATTTATCAATTAacgatgaaaaaatatatgttgaTAATATTGATATAAGTAAACCtactataataaataaatccaTATTAAATCTTGACATAGATATTGAATACTTACCATTAAAAATTAACTCCTCTTATTATTATGCCAATATACAATATGCGAAGTTGTTTTTAAATGATGCTATAAATATGTCTTTATATGATAAAGCATTGGGCGAACTGGTAGTCGTTAAGGCTTTAGTGGACATACCCTCCCTGTCCACGGAATTTGTCGAG gGCTTTGAAATAAAGGAAATGAAAGCCGGAGAAAGGCAATGGATGCCGATATACCTAGCAATAACTCTTTCATCCTATACATATGTAGATGTAGAATTTCCTTTTTGGTTTTACAtaaagaattttataaacataaaagaggaagaatataaaaatggagATGAATTATTTGAATTACCTTCTCCCTATTTTTTTGAGATatgttttatgtttttagatcaaaaaatattttcaaaagcTACTCCTATTGAAACGGTTGGACAGaaaagtttttttaaatatatgtcgAAGGTAGCAG GTTATGTTGAAGATATTAAGCATTGTAGAGCtgagaaaataataaaatacctTGAGGAGCAAGATGTGCACTCTACCCATATTTACATTCAAAATTTGCAGTACTCTGAaacttatttaattaatctaTCTCTGTACAGTTTTTGGAAGTacgataaaaatttaaacgaACGAGGTGATTCCATAGATTTTACCTCATACTTACTTGAGCCATTTATAAAAGAAGCGGGGGAAGACAATGATGACGAGGAAAATATACTACATGATTTGTAG